A genomic window from Macaca mulatta isolate MMU2019108-1 chromosome 19, T2T-MMU8v2.0, whole genome shotgun sequence includes:
- the ELAVL1 gene encoding ELAV-like protein 1 isoform X2, with translation MSNGYEDHMAEDCRGDIGRTNLIVNYLPQNMTQDELRSLFSSIGEVESAKLIRDKVAGHSLGYGFVNYVTAKDAERAINTLNGLRLQSKTIKVSYARPSSEVIKDANLYISGLPRTMTQKDVEDMFSRFGRIINSRVLVDQTTGLSRGVAFIRFDKRSEAEEAITSFNGHKPPGSSEPITVKFAANPNQNKNVALLSQLYHSPARRFGGPVHHQAQRFRFSPMGVDHMSGLSGVNVPGNASSGWCIFIYNLGQDADEGILWQMFGPFGAVTNVKVIRDFNTNKCKGFGFVTMTNYEEAAMAIASLNGYRLGDKILQVSFKTNKSHK, from the exons atgtcTAATGGTTATGAAGACCACATGGCCGAAGACTGCAGGGGTGACATCGGGAGAACGAATTTGATCGTCAACTACCTCCCTCAGAACATGACCCAGGATGAGTTGCGCAGCCTGTTCAGCAGCATTGGCGAAGTGGAATCTGCAAAACTCATTCGGGATAAAGTAGCAG GACACAGCTTGGGCTATGGCTTTGTGAACTACGTGACCGCAAAGGATGCAGAGAGAGCAATCAACACGCTGAACGGCTTGAGGCTCCAGTCAAAAACCATTAAG GTGTCGTATGCTCGCCCGAGCTCAGAGGTCATCAAAGATGCCAACTTGTACATCAGCGGGCTCCCTCGGACCATGACCCAGAAGGACGTAGAGGACATGTTCTCTCGGTTTGGGCGGATCATCAACTCACGAGTCCTCGTGGATCAGACCACAG GTTTGTCCAGAGGGGTTGCGTTTATCCGGTTTGACAAACGGTCGGAGGCAGAAGAGGCAATTACCAGTTTCAATGGTCATAAACCCCCAGGTTCCTCTGAGCCCATCACAGTGAAGTTTGCAGCCAACCCCAACCAGAACAAAAACGTGGCACTCCTCTCGCAGCTGTACCACTCGCCAGCGCGACGGTTTGGAGGCCCCGTTCACCACCAGGCGCAGAGATTCAG GTTCTCCCCCATGGGCGTCGATCACATGAGCGGGCTCTCTGGTGTCAACGTGCCCGGAAATGCCTCCTCCGGCTGGTGCATTTTCATCTACAACCTGGGGCAGGACGCCGACGAGGGGATCCTCTGGCAGATGTTTGGGCCCTTTGGCGCCGTCACCAATGTGAAAGTGATCCGCGACTTCAACACCAACAAGTGCAAAGGGTTTGGCTTTGTGACCATGACAAACTATGAAGAAGCCGCGATGGCCATAGCCAGCCTGAACGGCTACCGCCTGGGGGACAAGATCTTACAGGTTTCCTTCAAAACCAACAAGTCCCACAAATAA
- the ELAVL1 gene encoding ELAV-like protein 1 isoform X1, whose product MSEAAVNLHVQIFMWLFLKNTMSNGYEDHMAEDCRGDIGRTNLIVNYLPQNMTQDELRSLFSSIGEVESAKLIRDKVAGHSLGYGFVNYVTAKDAERAINTLNGLRLQSKTIKVSYARPSSEVIKDANLYISGLPRTMTQKDVEDMFSRFGRIINSRVLVDQTTGLSRGVAFIRFDKRSEAEEAITSFNGHKPPGSSEPITVKFAANPNQNKNVALLSQLYHSPARRFGGPVHHQAQRFRFSPMGVDHMSGLSGVNVPGNASSGWCIFIYNLGQDADEGILWQMFGPFGAVTNVKVIRDFNTNKCKGFGFVTMTNYEEAAMAIASLNGYRLGDKILQVSFKTNKSHK is encoded by the exons atgagtgAAGCCGCTGTAAACCTCCACGTGCAGATTTTTATGTGGCT atttttgaaaaatacaatgtcTAATGGTTATGAAGACCACATGGCCGAAGACTGCAGGGGTGACATCGGGAGAACGAATTTGATCGTCAACTACCTCCCTCAGAACATGACCCAGGATGAGTTGCGCAGCCTGTTCAGCAGCATTGGCGAAGTGGAATCTGCAAAACTCATTCGGGATAAAGTAGCAG GACACAGCTTGGGCTATGGCTTTGTGAACTACGTGACCGCAAAGGATGCAGAGAGAGCAATCAACACGCTGAACGGCTTGAGGCTCCAGTCAAAAACCATTAAG GTGTCGTATGCTCGCCCGAGCTCAGAGGTCATCAAAGATGCCAACTTGTACATCAGCGGGCTCCCTCGGACCATGACCCAGAAGGACGTAGAGGACATGTTCTCTCGGTTTGGGCGGATCATCAACTCACGAGTCCTCGTGGATCAGACCACAG GTTTGTCCAGAGGGGTTGCGTTTATCCGGTTTGACAAACGGTCGGAGGCAGAAGAGGCAATTACCAGTTTCAATGGTCATAAACCCCCAGGTTCCTCTGAGCCCATCACAGTGAAGTTTGCAGCCAACCCCAACCAGAACAAAAACGTGGCACTCCTCTCGCAGCTGTACCACTCGCCAGCGCGACGGTTTGGAGGCCCCGTTCACCACCAGGCGCAGAGATTCAG GTTCTCCCCCATGGGCGTCGATCACATGAGCGGGCTCTCTGGTGTCAACGTGCCCGGAAATGCCTCCTCCGGCTGGTGCATTTTCATCTACAACCTGGGGCAGGACGCCGACGAGGGGATCCTCTGGCAGATGTTTGGGCCCTTTGGCGCCGTCACCAATGTGAAAGTGATCCGCGACTTCAACACCAACAAGTGCAAAGGGTTTGGCTTTGTGACCATGACAAACTATGAAGAAGCCGCGATGGCCATAGCCAGCCTGAACGGCTACCGCCTGGGGGACAAGATCTTACAGGTTTCCTTCAAAACCAACAAGTCCCACAAATAA